In the Streptomyces coeruleoprunus genome, CCGCCCGTACCTGCTGTACGTCCTGAGCGACACCGTGCTGTGCCTGCACGACTCCGTCTTCCACGTGGGCCTGCCCCTGTGGATCGTGCACGCCACGGACGCGCCGCCGGAGCTGGTCCCGCTGCTGACGGTGCTCAACAGCGCGATGGTCGTCGGCCTCCAGGTGCCCCTGTCCCGGTTGGGGGCCGACACCGAGGCGTGCCGGCGGCTCCTCCTCCCGCTGGCCGCGACGTTCGCGACCGCGGGGCTGGCGCTGGCGGCCTCCGTCGTCGACGGACCCTGGCTCGCCTCCGCGGCGCTGCTGCTCGCCACCGCCGTGCTCACACTGGCCGAGATGCTGCACGCCGTCGTGGCCTGGGAGCTGTCCGTCGCCCTCGCCCCGGACCGGGCCCAGGGCGCGTACGTGGGCGTGCACGGCCTGGCGTCCTCGGCCCAGCGCAGCGCGGGACCGCTCGTCGTCACGGCCGCCGTCGCGGGCGGCCCGGCCGGCTGGGCCGCCTTCGGCGCCGCCGTCGCCCTCACCTGCCTCGCCCAGCACCGCTTGGTCCGCGACCGCGTCGCGAAGCCGTCGCCGGTCGCCGTCTGATCCGGCGGGCCCGGGGGTACCCGGGCCGCATGCACGACACGTACCGCACGCACGACACCATCAGCACCGCGCGGCAGGCGCTCACGTCGACCGGCGCGTACCTGATGCCGCCGGACCGGGTCACCGCGTACGCCTGCCCCGACGGGGACGGCCTCGCACGGTTCGCGGCCCACTGGGAGAAGCTGGCGCCCGACCCGTACGCGGCGCGGAACGGCACCCGCAGGCTGCGCCGCTACGGCTCTTTCACGCTGAGCCCGGCGGACGGGCGGCTCGCGCCGCTCCCGCACGGCGCCTTCGTCCAGCCCGAGGACACCAATCCGCTGTACGTCGATGTGGACCGCCACTTCGAGCCGCTGACCGGCGCGTTCACGCGCGATCCGGTGTTCCGGGCGCTGGTGCGGCTGCTGGGCGAGCTGGCCGGCTGCCTGGACGAGGCGGACGAGTGGACGGTGCTGGTGCATCCGTTCCGGGTGGTCGCCCCGGCCGGCGCGCAGGGCAGTCCCACCCCGGAGGGGCGGCACCGCGACGGGGTCACCCTCGTCTCGTCGCTGCTGGTGGGGCGGCGGAACGCGACGGGCGGCCGCAGCGCGGTCTACACGCCCGAGGGGGCGGAGGTGCTGGCGACGACGCTCAGCGAGCCCGGGGCCCTCCTCCTGGGCGACGACCGGCGCACCCTCCACGAGGTCAGCCCGATCCGCCCCCTGGCACCGGGGGAAACCGCCCGCCGGGACGTCCTGGTGACCACCCTCATGCCGCGGCGCTGAGCCGCCGGAGGAGTTCGTCGTGGTGCAGCGCGGCCACGGGCGCGAGCAGGTCCGGGTGGCGCAGGAGCGCGGCCGCCCGGCGGTCGCGCTCGCCCGGCGCGAGGAGCCGGCGGTACGCGCCCGGGGTGCCGTCGTCCGCGACGGCCGCGGCCGCGGCGGCGGCCAGCTCGGGGGCGGCCAGCAGACCGGCGGCCCAGCTGGCCACGATCTCGTCGACCCAGCTGCGCCAGGCGTCCGCTTGCTCGTCCTGTGCGGTGTCCGCGCCGGTGACCCAGTCGAGCCGGCCCGCGCCCCCGGCCCCGGTGACGGCGACCAGCGCGGCGTCCAGGGCCGTCGGGTAGCGCAGCCGGGCGGCGAGCGTCACGGCCTGGCGCGCCTGTGCCTCGGCGAGGGCGCGGTCGACGGCGCCGCCACCCGCCGGATAGGCGCGCGTGAGCCACTGGGCGGTCGCCGCGATGAGGGGGGAGAGATCTGCGTGCACTGCTCTGTTCCGTCGGTTCGTCGGGGCCGGGGCGGGCGCGGGCCTGCACGCTACCCCGGCGGGCCAGGCGGACGGAATGGTGCATATCACTTGGTTTCGGTGGTATCCGCCACGTGCACACCTCCACGTGCACACCTCCGCGAACGAGACAGGGAGCGACGCCATGGCACACGGCGGAGACGTCATCACGGAACTGATGAACGACCATCAGGAGGTTGAGGAGCTGTTCACCCGGATCGAGGAGCTGCCGTCCGGGGACGCACGGCGCAAGGAACTCGCGGACCGGGTCACGATGGAGCTGGTGCGCCACTCCGTCGCCGAGGAGGAGTACCTGTACCCGGCGGTGCGCGAGCACCTCGCGAACGGTGACGCGCTCGCCGACAAGGAACTCGAGGACCACGGCGCCGCCGAGCGCACGATGAAGGACCTGGAGGACTGCGAGGCCGACGACGCCCGGTTCGACGCGCTGATCACCCAGCTGATGAACGAGATCCGTGAACACGTGGCCGACGAGGAGGGCAACCTGCTCCCCCGGCTGCGCGAAGCCTGCCCCCAGGGGGAGCTGGACCGGCTCGGCGACAAGGTGCGGCAGGCGAAGAAGACGGCCCCGACCCGCCCCCACCCGTCGGCGCCGGACACACCCCCGGCCAACAAGCTCCTCGCTCCGGGCACGGGCCTGGTGGACCGCCTGCGCGACGCGCTGACGGGCCGCGGCAAGGGCACCTGACAGGAGGTGCGGCGGCCGGAGGTGCGGCGGCCGCGCCCGGCGGTCAGGCGCGGCGGCCGGTCACCAGCCACAGGGACGGCAGCTCGATGCGGCTGCCGTTCGTCGTGTACGCCGTCGTGGCGAGCGGGGCGTCGCCCGACGCGAGCACGTCGAGGCCGGCGGCCCCGAAGTACTCCGGGACCGCCGCGTCGGCCACCGCGGCGGGCGCGATGCCGTGGCGCAGTACCGGCAGCAGCGGGGGCGGCGGCCCGTCGGGGCCCTGGGCGAGGGCGCCCAGTTCCCGGCCGGCCGCCTCGCCGGGCTCGACGACGAAGGCGCGGCCGCGCCGGCCGACGAGCGTGGCGATCGTCGCGGCGAGCGGCGCCCGGTCGTCCGGGTCGGTCTGGTGCAGGACACCCCGCATGTAGACGTTGGCGTCGCCCAGTTCGGCGTGGAGTGCGGCGACGGCGGCCGTGTCGACGGCGTCGAGTTCGCGGAAGGCGGCGGGGCCCGGGCCGCCCTGAGCGCGGGCGTGGGCCACCGCGGCCGCCGACAGGTCCACGCCGAGGACGGGTCCGGCGAACCGGTCGGCGAGGAACCGGGTCTGCGTGCCGTTGCCGCACCCGAGGTCCACGAGGGGCAGGCCCGGGTCCGTCAGGTGCGGCTCGAACAGCGGCAGGTGCACGGCCGCCGTCAGCTCGGGCCCGGCGTCCCAGAAGACGGCGCCGGGCTCCGGGGGCGCCTCCCGCCAGAAGCCCTCCCAGGCGTTCCTGTACCGGCTCGTCACGGCCATCGGCCGGCTCCTCTCGACGCGGTTCGCGGCAGGGGCACTTCGCACCACACCGACGTGCCGTCCGCGCCGCGGCCGGCGCCCCACTCCCGCGCCAGGGCGTCCACGACGCGCAGCCCGCGGCCGTGCTCGTCACCGGGTCCGGCAGCGAGCAGCGCCGGCAGGCCGTACCCGCCGTCGGCGACCTCGCACTGGAGGACGTCGGTCCGTACCAGCCGCACCTCCACGGGGCGGCCGCTCGCGGCGTGCCGTACGGCGTTGGTGACGAGTTCGCTGACCAGCAGCTCCACCGTGTCGGCGAGGTCGTCGAGGCCCCAGTCGGCGAGCCGGGCACGGGTCAGGCGGCGGGCCCGGCCGGCCGCGCGGGGCTCGGCGTCGAGGCTCCAGCGGGCGACGTCGCCGGGTCCGATGCCGTTGAGCCGGGCCATGAGGAGGGCGACGTCGTCCTTGCGGCCGCCGCGGCCGGCGAGGGCGCGGATGACGGTGTCGCAGGCGTCGTCCATGGAGGCGGCCGGGTGGGCGGCGGACTCGCAGAGCGTGGCGAGGCCGACGCCGATGTCCTCGCCGCGCATCTCGACCAGTCCGTCCGTGCACATGACGAGGCGGTCGCCCGGGGCGACGGGCACGCGCACGGTCTCGAAGGGCACGCCGCCGACGCCGATGGGGGCGCCGGACGGGAGGTCGATCAGTTCGCTGCGGCCGTCCTCGGCGTGGACGAGCACGGGCGGCACGTGCCCGGCGTTGGCGAGGGCCAGTTCACCGCCGATCGGGTCGTACACGGCGTACAGGCAGGTGGCGAGGTAGTGCTCGCCGAGCCGCTGGGCCAGGTCGTCGAGGCTGCGCAGGAGCTGGCCGGGCGGCAGGTCGAGGGCGGCCATGGTCTGGACGGCGGTCCTCAGCTGGCCCATCATCGCGGCCGAGTTGATGCCGTGCCCCATGACGTCGCCGACGACGAGCGCGGTGCGGGACCCGGGCAGCTTGACGGTGTCGAACCAGTCCCCGCCGACCCGGCCGAGGAGGGTGCCGGGCAGGTAGCGGGTCGCCGTGTCGCAGCCGGGCAGGCGGGGCGCGACCTGCGGGAGCATCGAGTCCTGGAGGGTCTAGGCGACGTTCTCCTGGTACGTGTACATCCGGGCGTTGTCGAGGACGAGTCCGGCGCGGGCGGCGAGTTCGGCGCCGGTGACGCGGTCCATGTCGTCGAACGGGGCCCGGCCGGGGTGCCGCAGCAGGATCATGAACCCGAGGACCACGTCCCGGGCCTTGAGCGGCACGACGAGCATCGACCGGCCGTTGATCAGCGGCCGGATGTCCCGCTTCTCGAACTGCGCGGCGATGGCGGTGCCCGCCTCCTCGCTGATGCGCGGGACGAGGACCGGTTCCCCGCTCGTCATGCACTGGAAGAACGGGGTGTGGACGGGGAACGGCATGGCCTCGCCGACCGGGACGACGTCGTCCCAGCGGCCCGGCTCGTCGACGTGCTCGACGGCGACGCGGTGCCACAGGGTGGTGGCGTCGGGCGGCCCGTCGGGGAACCCCTCGCCCGCCATGACCTGTTCGCGCAGGTACGTGCCGGCGACGTCGGTGAACCGGGGGACGACGGCCGCGCTGACCTCCTGGATCGTGCGGGCGAGGTCGAGCGAGGAGCCGATGCGTCCGCTGACCTCGTTGAGGAACTCCAGCCGCTCGCGCACGGCGGCGTACTCCAGGTCCCGGGCGGCGTCGGCCGCGTCGGCGGGGTGTCCCACCGGGGCGGCGGCCCGGCGGCGCTCGCGGCGGGGAACGCCCCAGTCGGGGGTGACGGGGATGCGGTCGTGGCGGCTGAACTCAAGCACCGGGTAGCCCAGTTCGAGCACCTGGGAGACGATGCGGGTGGCTTCTTGGACGCTCACGCTCGGCAGGATCTCGGGGAGCCGCCGGGCCAGTTCACCGGCTCCGGGGAACTCGGTGTGGCGGGCGAAGCCGGGCGCGAGCTGTCCGGTGCCGTGCGGGCCGTCCTGCGGGCCCTCGCGGAGGCGGGCGGCGTCCGCGGCGAGCACGAGCAGCCGCTCACGGCCCGGCCCGGCCAGGGGGTAGGCCCACCACAGCACGTCGGTGCGCTCGCCGTTCCGGCCGCCCCGGCGGGCTACGCGGGCGCAGCCGGAAGCCGGGTAGCGGGCGGTGGGCGGGTCGGACCAGGTGCCGGGCTCGTCCGCGTCGTCGGGGTGCAGGGCGCCGGAGACGGGGAGCAGGTCGGCGGCGGGCCTGCCGACGGCGTCCTCGCGGGCCGGGCCGAAGAGCCTGCGCGCCCCGGTCGACCAGTGCGACACCAGTCCCTCGCGGTCCACGACCACCACGGCGAGCGGGATGCGCCCGGCCTCGGGAAGCGCCTCGGTGGTGTCCATCGCTGGGTCGCTCCTTCCCCGCCGCGACGAGCTGCGGCCGACGTCACCACGGTACGGCCGTGCGCCGGTCGTGCGCCGGGCATCCGCCGAATCACCGGAGGGCCGCGTGGAATTGACGGTGCCTCAGTCCCCGTGGCCCAGCTGTACGTCGCGTTCGGCGCGGCCACCGCCCGCGACCTGCAGCACCGTGGCGACCGGCGGGTAGCCGGAGGCGATGACGGTGTACGCGCCGGCGGTGAGGTCCACGAAGCGGAAGATGCCGTCCGGGCCGGTGGTGAGGGTGTCGACGACGTTGCCGGCGGCGTCGAGCAGCGTCACGCGGGCGTCCTCGACGGGGCGGCCGCCGGGGGCCCGTACGGTGCCGCGCAGGACGGCGCCGCCGGCGAGTTCGACGTCCTGGCGGGTCTCGCGGGCGGCGTGGACGCCGACCGGGAGGGCGGCGGGGCGCAGGCCGGGCGCGCCGACGGCGAGGGTGTACTCGCCGGCGACGAGTTCGGTGAGGGCGTAGCCGCCGTCGGGTCCGGTGCGGGTGGTGGCGACGACCTCGCCGCGTGCGTCGGTGAGGGTGACGGCGGCGTCGTGGACGGGGGTGCGGTCGGCGGTGACGACGGTGCCGGTGAGACGGCCGGCTCCGCCGAGGAAGACGTCCAGTTCGACGGGGCGGTCGCCGACGGTGACGGTGACGGCCTGGGGCTGGTGGCCGGCGGCGGCGGCGATCATCACGTAGGTGCCGGTGGCGGGGGTGCTCAGGGCGTACCGCCCGTCGGTGCCGCTGGCTCCGCGCCCGGTCTGCCGGCCGTGCACGTCGATGAGGGTGAGGGCCGCGCCGGGGACGCCCGAGCCGTCGTGGTGGCGGACGGTGCCGCAGACGGGGACGCCGGGCAGCGGCAGGAGGTGCGGGCCGGCTGCCAGCGGGAACGGCGCGGGCTCGGGTTCCGGGGGAATCCGGAAGGACGCGGCCTCGGGCCCCGGGGCGCGGTCCGCCTCGGGCGGAGGGACGGGCAGGCCGGGGGGCGGGACGGGGGCGGGCGTGCGGGCGGGTGGTACGGAGCCCGCGGCGGGCGTGTGGTCGGACACCAGCGGTTTCTCCTTGAGGAAGAAGGCGACGAACAGGCCGAGGGCGAGTACCGGCACCAGGTGCAGCAGGATCCGCGGTGCGGCGTCGGCGTACGCCTGGACGTAGCCGTCGCGCACCGCGGGCGGCAGGGTCCCGAGCATCTGCGGGGTGACCGAGCCGGGGGCCGGGGCCGGGGTGCCGGCGGGCAGCCGGTCGGCGAGGGCCCCGGTGAGGCGGTCGGCGAAGAGGGTGCCGAGCACGGTGACGCCGCCGCAGGCGCCGATCTGGCGGAAGAAGGTGTGCGCGGCCGTGGCGGCGCCGAGGTCGGCGGGGGGTGCCGCGTTCTGGACGGCGAGGACCAGGACGGGCAGCAGCAGGCCGATGCCGGTGCCGAGGACGGCCTGCCAGACGCTGTGGTCGAGGGTCGGGGTGCCCGTTTCGAGCTGGGAGAGCAGCCACATGCCGACGACGGCGACGGCGGCGCCGATGACGGCGTACACGGTGTAGTGGCCGGTGCGGCTGATGAGGTGTCCGGAGACGAGGGAGGCGACGGTCAGGGAGCCGAGCAGGGGCAGCAGGAGGAGCGCGGTGTGCGGGACGGTGGCGCCGCCGGCGGCCTGGAGGAAGACGGGCAGGCAGGTGGCGACGCCGAGGAGTGCGGTGCCGAGGACGGTGCCGACGAGCGCGGAGACGAGGAAGACGGGGTCGCGCAGCAGCCGGAGCGGGATGACGGGTTCGGGGACGCAGGCGGCGACGGCGAGGTAGAGGAGGGTGGTGCCAATGGCGCCGCAGACGAGGCCGATGGTGACGCGGGAGTTCCAGGGGTGCCCTTCGCCGGCCCAGGCGATGAGCAGGATCAGGCAGGTGGACGCGGCGGCCAGGAGGAGCGCGCCGAGGACGTCGGGGCGGGCGCGGCGGGTGGGCGGGGGGAGCTTGAGCGCGGCGGCGACGACGGCGAGGGCGAGCAGGCCGGGCGGGAGGGTGACGTAGAAGACCCAGCGCCACGAGGCGAGTTCGGTGAGGTGTCCGCCGAGCAGGGGGCCGCCGACGGAGGCGACGGCGAAGGCGGCGCCGAGGAGGCCGAGGTGGCGGCCGCGGCGGCGGGCGGGGACGAGGTCGGCGGTGATGGCCTGGACGCCGGTGAGGAC is a window encoding:
- a CDS encoding 2OG-Fe dioxygenase family protein; this translates as MHDTYRTHDTISTARQALTSTGAYLMPPDRVTAYACPDGDGLARFAAHWEKLAPDPYAARNGTRRLRRYGSFTLSPADGRLAPLPHGAFVQPEDTNPLYVDVDRHFEPLTGAFTRDPVFRALVRLLGELAGCLDEADEWTVLVHPFRVVAPAGAQGSPTPEGRHRDGVTLVSSLLVGRRNATGGRSAVYTPEGAEVLATTLSEPGALLLGDDRRTLHEVSPIRPLAPGETARRDVLVTTLMPRR
- a CDS encoding hemerythrin domain-containing protein is translated as MAHGGDVITELMNDHQEVEELFTRIEELPSGDARRKELADRVTMELVRHSVAEEEYLYPAVREHLANGDALADKELEDHGAAERTMKDLEDCEADDARFDALITQLMNEIREHVADEEGNLLPRLREACPQGELDRLGDKVRQAKKTAPTRPHPSAPDTPPANKLLAPGTGLVDRLRDALTGRGKGT
- a CDS encoding class I SAM-dependent methyltransferase, with the protein product MAVTSRYRNAWEGFWREAPPEPGAVFWDAGPELTAAVHLPLFEPHLTDPGLPLVDLGCGNGTQTRFLADRFAGPVLGVDLSAAAVAHARAQGGPGPAAFRELDAVDTAAVAALHAELGDANVYMRGVLHQTDPDDRAPLAATIATLVGRRGRAFVVEPGEAAGRELGALAQGPDGPPPPLLPVLRHGIAPAAVADAAVPEYFGAAGLDVLASGDAPLATTAYTTNGSRIELPSLWLVTGRRA
- a CDS encoding SpoIIE family protein phosphatase encodes the protein MLPQVAPRLPGCDTATRYLPGTLLGRVGGDWFDTVKLPGSRTALVVGDVMGHGINSAAMMGQLRTAVQTMAALDLPPGQLLRSLDDLAQRLGEHYLATCLYAVYDPIGGELALANAGHVPPVLVHAEDGRSELIDLPSGAPIGVGGVPFETVRVPVAPGDRLVMCTDGLVEMRGEDIGVGLATLCESAAHPAASMDDACDTVIRALAGRGGRKDDVALLMARLNGIGPGDVARWSLDAEPRAAGRARRLTRARLADWGLDDLADTVELLVSELVTNAVRHAASGRPVEVRLVRTDVLQCEVADGGYGLPALLAAGPGDEHGRGLRVVDALAREWGAGRGADGTSVWCEVPLPRTASRGAGRWP
- a CDS encoding GAF domain-containing protein; this translates as MDTTEALPEAGRIPLAVVVVDREGLVSHWSTGARRLFGPAREDAVGRPAADLLPVSGALHPDDADEPGTWSDPPTARYPASGCARVARRGGRNGERTDVLWWAYPLAGPGRERLLVLAADAARLREGPQDGPHGTGQLAPGFARHTEFPGAGELARRLPEILPSVSVQEATRIVSQVLELGYPVLEFSRHDRIPVTPDWGVPRRERRRAAAPVGHPADAADAARDLEYAAVRERLEFLNEVSGRIGSSLDLARTIQEVSAAVVPRFTDVAGTYLREQVMAGEGFPDGPPDATTLWHRVAVEHVDEPGRWDDVVPVGEAMPFPVHTPFFQCMTSGEPVLVPRISEEAGTAIAAQFEKRDIRPLINGRSMLVVPLKARDVVLGFMILLRHPGRAPFDDMDRVTGAELAARAGLVLDNARMYTYQENVA
- a CDS encoding MFS transporter — protein: MGGITLAKDERAGRAAAEPDDDTAPPSPGGPPATPAETAPAPGPGPRHVGLVLCGLVLALVPAALQQLAVGPALPAVAADLPGPSGHLSWTVIAYLLTATVAVPLHGKLGDLYGRKGVFQFALVLLLAGSALAGWARTLDELVAFRALQGLGAGGVLTGVQAITADLVPARRRGRHLGLLGAAFAVASVGGPLLGGHLTELASWRWVFYVTLPPGLLALAVVAAALKLPPPTRRARPDVLGALLLAAASTCLILLIAWAGEGHPWNSRVTIGLVCGAIGTTLLYLAVAACVPEPVIPLRLLRDPVFLVSALVGTVLGTALLGVATCLPVFLQAAGGATVPHTALLLLPLLGSLTVASLVSGHLISRTGHYTVYAVIGAAVAVVGMWLLSQLETGTPTLDHSVWQAVLGTGIGLLLPVLVLAVQNAAPPADLGAATAAHTFFRQIGACGGVTVLGTLFADRLTGALADRLPAGTPAPAPGSVTPQMLGTLPPAVRDGYVQAYADAAPRILLHLVPVLALGLFVAFFLKEKPLVSDHTPAAGSVPPARTPAPVPPPGLPVPPPEADRAPGPEAASFRIPPEPEPAPFPLAAGPHLLPLPGVPVCGTVRHHDGSGVPGAALTLIDVHGRQTGRGASGTDGRYALSTPATGTYVMIAAAAGHQPQAVTVTVGDRPVELDVFLGGAGRLTGTVVTADRTPVHDAAVTLTDARGEVVATTRTGPDGGYALTELVAGEYTLAVGAPGLRPAALPVGVHAARETRQDVELAGGAVLRGTVRAPGGRPVEDARVTLLDAAGNVVDTLTTGPDGIFRFVDLTAGAYTVIASGYPPVATVLQVAGGGRAERDVQLGHGD